A region from the Aegilops tauschii subsp. strangulata cultivar AL8/78 chromosome 5, Aet v6.0, whole genome shotgun sequence genome encodes:
- the LOC109758302 gene encoding uncharacterized protein codes for MAAAADHQHGHIDKEKEKELLSSVVGDIRCYSGSDPLRPWLRGIRRLEGSLPPATLREKLPRFLQKCAEEFQDEPRYRDDPRYLRVWIQMMDYVKDAKPLLKKLERNRIGLKRAAFYMAYAIYYEKRRRFQEAEQMYRVGIQNLAEPIEELHKSHDQFIYRMELYRKRKDKEGMPSRVKPLPRCANQVDGQSRNYTELKSNPVQKLGSSSNSSLCRYPPLGHAKDGVPSRGTSGDNKNLSRCNSDDTVVVRFVGSALVGKSETEDACHHGLVEPTINLKEAMDDINSMFLEPVEPETMLKKRSKRDQPKFNQQAGALHIFVDEEQLNSSDSNILHGKNTKSVHPKFSQQTSAFEIFVDEDCPNGTNQNVGQNRKSNKENSQQTSGFEIFVDENEPKGNDQNVMCHKNTRCPRALRDSARQQGTGDFQKPFVGGFAILADDEDEQCANNDDGVRINSRSMHPHNKLTMLHAEQADKETRHDEGENPLNFGLREDTIIHRFVGSAVVDEPKVENACHHGLVDPTINLKEAMSDINNMFGKPLNFQDGKKPNRKTNAVSERKAAPVSGFCILADDDISKDPAAKDKSSNSCTFGSESGLFEPTITTRDVMSEINDMFGMSLDF; via the exons atggccgccgccgccgaccaccAGCACGGCCACATCgacaaggagaaggagaaggagctCCTCTCATCGGTGGTTGGTGACATACGCTGTTACTCCGGTTCCGACCCCCTCCGCCCATGGCTCCG GGGGATCCGGAGGCTGGAGGGGTCGCTGCCGCCGGCGACGTTGCGGGAGAAGCTGCCGAGGTTCCTCCAGAAGTGCGCCGAAGAGTTCCAGGACGAGCCCCGGTACCGCGACGACCCGCGATACCTCCGCGTCTGGATCCAGATG ATGGACTATGTGAAGGACGCAAAGCCATTGCTGAAGAAGTTGGAGAGGAACAGAATAGGCCTCAAGAGAGCTGCGTTTTATATGGCTTATGCGATATATTATGAGAAGCGTAGGAGGTTTCAGGAGGCAGAGCAGATGTACCGCGTGGGAATCCAGAA CCTTGCAGAGCCTATCGAGGAGTTACACAAATCACATGATCAATTTATCTATCGCATGGAGTTATACCGGAAGAGGAAAGATAAA GAAGGAATGCCCAGCAGAGTTAAACCACTTCCTAGATGTGCAAACCAAGTTGATG GTCAAAGCAGAAATTATACAGAACTTAAGTCCAATCCTGTGCAAAAATTGGGAAGTAGTTCAAATTCTTCATTGTGCCGTTATCCTCCATTAGGTCATGCTAAAGATGGTGTACCATCCAGAGGCACCTCAGGAGATAACAAGAATTTGTCTCGTTGTAATAGTGATGATACTGTAGTTGTACGATTTGTTGGCTCTGCATTGGTTGGAAAGTCAGAAACTGAAGATGCTTGTCATCATGGCCTTGTTGAACCAACTATAAACTTGAAGGAGGCTATGGATGACATCAATAGCATGTTTCTAGAGCCAGTGGAACCCGAGACAATGCTCAAGAAACGCTCAAAGCGTGATCAACCAAAGTTTAATCAGCAGGCAGGTGCACTTCATATCTTTGTTGATGAAGAACAACTTAACAGTAGTGATTCAAACATTCTCCATGGCAAGAACACAAAGTCAGTCCATCCAAAGTTCAGTCAACAAACAAGTGCATTTGAAATATTTGTTGATGAAGATTGTCCTAATGGTACCAACCAAAATGTGGGCCAAAACAGGAAAAGTAACAAGGAAAACAGTCAGCAAACAAGTGGGTTTGAAATCTTTGTTGATGAAAATGAGCCTAAGGGCAATGATCAAAATGTCATGTGTCACAAGAACACTAGGTGTCCTCGAGCATTACGTGATTCAGCAAGGCAGCAGGGCACAGGTGACTTCCAAAAGCCATTTGTGGGAGGGTTTGCAATATTGGCGGATGATGAAGATGAACAATGTGCGAACAATGATGATGGTGTTAGGATAAATTCCAGAAGTATGCATCCTCATAATAAGCTTACTATGCTCCATGCAGAACAAGCTGATAAAGAAACAAGACATGACGAAGGTGAGAATCCTTTAAATTTTGGACTTCGAGAAGACACAATCATTCATAGGTTTGTGGGATCTGCTGTTGTTGATGAGCCTAAAGTGGAAAATGCATGCCACCATGGGTTAGTTGATCCAACTATCAATTTGAAGGAGGCTATGTCTGATATAAACAACATGTTTGGAAAACCACTGAACTTCCAGGATGGTAAAAAACCGAACAGGAAAACGAATGCAGTATCAGAGAGAAAAGCAGCTCCTGTTTCTGGTTTCTGCATATTAGCTGATGATGACATTAGCAAGGACCCTGCTGCTAAAGACAAATCAAGCAATTCCTGTACATTTGGATCTGAGAGTGGTCTATTTGAGCCCACTATCACTACCCGCGACGTCATGTCGGAGATCAATGATATGTTTGGAATGTCACTTGACTTCTAA